The genomic interval CGCTGGTCCTGCGTCTGAAACTCATGGCAGGGCTTAATATCTCGGAAAAGCGACTGCCCCAGGATGGCCGATTCAATATTCGGGTGAAAGGACGAAGCATCGACGTGCGGATCTCCACCATGCCGGTCCAGTATGGAGAATCGGTGGTGATGCGACTGCTGGATCAGAGCCAGGGCATGCTGAACCTGGATGCCACAGGCATGCCGGCGGAGCTCATGGAGAGGTTCCGGCGCATGATTCGAAAGCCCCACGGCATGATTCTGGTTACCGGGCCGACCGGTAGTGGTAAAACCACCACGCTGTACGGTGCACTGAGTGAACTGAACCGGCCGGAAGTGAAGATCATCACTGCCGAAGACCCGGTGGAATATCGGCTGCCGCGAATTACGCAGGTGCAGGTGAACCCGAAAATCGGCTTGGAATTTGCCGGCGTTCTGCGTTCTGCGCTGCGTCAGGATCCTGATGTGATTCTGGTGGGCGAGATGCGTGACCAGGAAACGGTGGACATCGGACTCCGGGCCGCTATGACCGGTCACCTCGTACTCTCCACCCTGCACACCAACGACTCCATCAGCAGTGCCATGCGCCTGATTGATATGGGTGCGCAACCGTTTCTGGTAGCCAGTTCACTGCTGGGCGTGGTTGCCCAGCGCCTGGTGCGGCGGATTTGTGAGAACTGTTCTGAGCCCTATGACCCCACCGATCAGGAACGGATTTGGCTGGATAGCTTTGATCTAGACCCTCTGGATCGGGAGGCCGGTTTTGTTCATGGGCGAGGATGTTATCAGTGCAGTAACACTGGCTATAAAGGTCGTGTCGGCGTCTATGAGCTGCTCGAAATGAACGAAAGCATGCTTGACGCCTTGCGGCGCCAGGACGTTTCCGGATTCACTCGGGCGGCTCGTCAGGGCGAGCTTTACCGTCCGCTCGGCCATTGCGCTATGGATTACGCGTTGCAAGGGAAAACCACCCTGGAAGAGGTGGCCCGCGTGGCTGCAGCCTCTGAAAGCGACTATGAAGACACCGCCGAAGTGCCGCTTCTGGATGAGCGTGAGGGGAGCATCGTCTGATGCAGTTCAGGTACCGGGGTAAGGATGATCGCGGAATTCTGCAGCAGGGGTCGCTGGTAGCCGCCAATGCGGATGCGGCGGCTTCGGAATTGGTGCGTCGGGGCATTACCCCGCTCACCATTCGCGAGCAACAAGAGCAAGCGTCCTTGGTCGACCGGCTGAACAAAATGCCGCTGTTCCGGAAGAAGGTGACTCTGGATGAGCTGATCGTTTTTTGCCGCCAGATGTACGCCCTCACCAAAGCCGGCATACCGTTGATTCGCACCATGCGTGGGTTGGCCGAAACCACCCGGTCACCGGTGCTGGCGGAAGTGCTGGAGGATGTCACCTCCCGGCTGGAGGGCGGCACCACCATGGCGACTGCCATGCAGGCGCACCCGGAAGTGTTTTCGGAGTTGTTCATCTCCATGATACACGTCGGCGAAAATACCGGCATGCTGGACGACGCCTTCAAGCGGCTGTCAGAGATCCTGGAGCTGGAGCGGGACACCAAGCGCCGCCTCAAACAGGCTCTGCGCTACCCCACGTTTGTGGTGGTTGCCTTGCTGGCGGCGCTGATGGTGGTGAACTTTCTGGTCATCCCGAAATTCGCCGCGGTGTTCAATAAGCTGGGCGCGGACCTGCCATTCCTGACACAGGTGCTGGTCGGCACCTCGAATTTCCTGATCGACTATTGGTACGTGATGCTGTTTGTGGTCGCCGCTGGTGGCCTTCTGCTGCGCCAGTGGAGGCGCACGGAACAGGGCGAGTTGACCTGGGATAGGTATAAATTGCGAATGCCGGTCATTGGTCCCTTGTTGGAGCTGATAACGTTGAGCCGGTTCGCTCGCAATTTTGCCTCCATGCTGGCGGCAGGAATGCCGGTAACCACCGCGTTGACTGTGGTGGCAGATGCCACCGACAATGCCTGGATATCCAGGCACATCAAAGAGATGCGTATGGGCATTGAGCGGGGCGAGAGCCTGTTGCGTACCGCTCGTCAAAGTGGCATGTTCACGCCCCTGATTTTGCAAATGATTGCAGTAGGAGAAGAAACAGGCTCCGTGGATGACATGCTCAACAACGTTGCCGATTTCTACGACGAGGACGTGGATTACGGGCTCAAACGGCTGGCGGAATCCATCGAGCCGATCCTTATCGTGGCCATGGGTGTGTTGGTGTTGATTCTCGCACTTGGCGTATTCCTGCCGATCTGGGATCTGGGGGCCGCCGCTATGGGGCGGGGCTAAGTGAGAGGGGAACGCCTGTTCAGCGCCGAAGGGGTGGCGCTGGCCCGATTGTTTCGGCTAGCTGCGTCACTGTCAGTATTGGCACTGGTCGTCTGGTTCCTTTTGGGTGTGTTGGAGAGGGAAGTTCAGAAGGCGGAAGAGCAGTCTGCCAACCTGATCCTAAACCAGCTACGGGCGTCTTTGGTGATTAAAGGTGCAGAAGTGATGCTGAGCCGGAATGGCCGGCTTGAGGAGCATCAGGATTTAAACCCGTTTGAGCTGGTTAACCACCAGTGGCCGAGCTACAAAGGGCTGTGCAAAGAATCGGAATTCCAGCCGGGAACCTGGTGTTTTCGACAGGAAGAACAAAAAGTAACAGTAAACATTGCCCGAGGATGGTTAATTTATACCGCTAACCAGCCGATAACCTTGAACGGACGTGGCGCTCAAGCCGGAGAATTACTGGCCTGGAGGGTCACAACAGAATTTGCAGACCGCAATAAAAACGGACAGCGGGAGCAAAGCGAGCGATCAACGGGACTAAAGCTGTCGCCGGTATCGTCTGGGGAACAGACAGTGCTTATGCAGGACGCACGACACTGACACGACGGACAAAAATCTGGAAAGAGGCTGACCTATGAGGCAGTGCGGAAAAACACAAAATCAAAAGGGGTTCACCCTGATCGAATTGGTGGTCGTGATCTCCATTCTGGCGATCCTCGCGGCTTTCGCGCTTCCCCGATTTGCACAGCTTTCCGAACAGGCTCATCAAGCCAATATTCGGGCCACATCGGGTGCATTGGCTGCTGGCGTGGCATTGGCCAAAACCCAGTGGGTGTCTAACGGACTTACTGCAGCGTCAACTGACGTTCAGGGATTTGGTGACGACAATGTGGATGTGGGCGCTGATGGCTGGCCGACCTCGGTCGCGTCTGATGACACCAGCACCACAATGACGGCCGCGAAGTGTCAGGAAGTCTGGCTTGGCGTGCTGCAATCAAATGCACCAATTGTGACAGGCGCTACCCCGGAGTATGCAGTGACGATAGACGCAGGTGACTGTGTCTATACGTACCAGGCGGATGCTCAGAGCAGCACCATCGAATACGACGCCGATAACGGCGACATCATAACAACAGTGAATTAAAACGGCTCACGCAGAGTAAAAAACGGAGAAGTACCATGAATGCTATGAGTGCAATGGCAGTGAGAAAAGAAAAAGGCTTTACCCTTATCGAACTGGTGATGGTGATTGTGATTTTGGGCATCCTGGCAGCGTTTGCTTTGCCGCGGTTTGCAGACTTAGGAAATGAAGCAAGAACGGCGAGCTTGCAGGGCGCTGTTGGCGCAGTTAAATCCGCTGCATCTATTGCTCATGCTCAGTGGTTGGCAGACGGCAACAATGCTGCGACAGTTGTTCTTGACGGAGTAACAGTGGATATGTCGGCAGAAGGGTATCCTGATGCTGTAGCAGCTACCGCTACTCCCCCAGGCATTACCGCCGCTGCGCAGACTGACGCGACGGATTTTTCATTTGATGCCAGTACCGGCGTATTTACGATTACAGGTTATACACCTGCGTCCGGTACCCAATGTCAGTTCACTTATGATGAGACTAGTGGCCAGGTTACTGGGGTTCAGACTGGCGGTTGCTAAGGTTATCGGCCGCGGAAGCGGAAGCGGCCCACTAAATGTGGGGCGACCTCTAAGATAGTGGGAGATCGTATGAGGCAACCCAAGGGTTCCTCGTGTGCAGGCTTTACTCTTGTTGAGTTGGTCATGGTGCTGATACTGGTAGGAGTTTTATCTGCCGTCAGCATAGGCCTTTTCGCAGGCAGAACTGCCTTTTCTCCATTACTCGCCACCCAGCAACTCTCCTCCGCCACGCTGCTTGCCCAACAGGCGGCGCTGGCGGGGAATTCCTCTTCCACCTTAACCATCCGCCAGACCAGCGACGATCTGATTTTCCTGGCTGCATCTTCTCAATTTAGCTTGCCTCGCAGTGGTTCCACTCTGGCCTATCGCGTAGCAGGCAGTCCCTATGCTGACGTTCCAGCAGGCGGCATCGACATTGGCTTCAGCCCAATGGGTAGAATTGCCACTCCTGCCGCGCGAACCAATATCGATTTCCGGATTACCGGGGATAGCACATTCAACCTGTGCCTGAGCTCTCTGGGCGCGGTGTTTGGTGAGGCTTGCCCATGAAGTGTCAGGCGAGTCCGCCGAAAGACCAATCCGGTGCAACTCTGGTAGAGCTTGTTATTACCATCGTCATCATCAGTGTTGCCATTGCCGGAACCGTGGGAGCGTTCTCCCTGATTGCGGGACGCAGTGCGGATCCGCTCAACCAAACGCGGGCCGTGGCCCTGGCACAGATCTACATGGATGAGATTCTTGGTCGTCGTTATGACGAAGACACCCCTGTGGGTGGTGTTCCAAAAGAGCCGGGTTGCACTATTAACACGGAAGAGGGCAGCCGCGCCGATTATGATGATGTCGATGACTACAACGCCATCAATAACTCTGCTCCACAAAACGCTGAAGGCACGCCGCTTGCGGCAGACTACGCGAATTTTCTGATTTCCGTTGATGTGCAGTGTGCGGGCACGGAGGTAGGTCTTCCATCAGACGATGCCAAGCGTATTGATCTTGCCATCACCGATCCCTCAGGACAGGGTTACAATTTCTCGGTCTACAGGGCGAATTACTGATGCGTCGCCGGACCGGATTTACTCTGATCGAACTGCTGATGGTGATTGTGCTGCTTAGCATAGTGTCCATTGTGTCCGTTCGGTTTGTCAGCCTGTCGACCCGAGGTGCCCTTGATACAGGCGCGCGGCAGCTCCGCGCGCTGCAGTCGGTGGTAATCAGTGAGCAAATTACCCGGGAACTGCGGGAGGCTTTCCCGTTATCGGTGCGCAGCAATGGCTCCTGTATTGAATGGCTACCACTGCAGGCGGGGACGAATTATCTGGAGCTGACCTCTGGCCCTGGGTTTGATGAAATTGATATCGCCGCCTTCGCCCAGGTGCCGGCGGTGGGCAATACCAGGGCCGTAGTTTATGGCTACGGCACCGCAACAGACGACCTCTACGCCGATACCAATCCCGGTCCCGTTTCCGAGACTATTTCCATTATCGACAACTCGGCATCACCTGCAGCCATCACCTTGTCGGGCAGCCATCAATTCAGCGAAACCTCGCCAGCGCGGCGACTATTTATAGTGGGTGATCCGGTGAGTCTTTGCCAGAGCGGTCGTTTCCTTCACCGTTACAGCGGCTACGGCCGGACATCCAGCCAACCCACGCCGCCGGCAGTGACGCCGGAAGTATTGGCCGCCAACCTGACTGGGACGGTGGATTTCCGTTTCCTACCGGCCACTTTGCAACGGGCAGCGGTGGTGCAATTTACCTTTGGCCTTGTAAGCGCCGACGGCAACGAAACCACCACAGTCAGCCAGGAGGTTCAGATCCGCAATGTTCCCTGACACCTTCCTGAACCGACAGCGGGGCGCCGGTCTGCCAGTGGCCCTGTTTGTGATTACCGTGCTGGCGTTGATTGTGGTCAGCATGGCCCAGCAACAAGAGAGTGCCGGGGCGGCTGTTGGCCAACAGATTCTCTCCCAGCGGGCATTCTATGCCGCCGAGAGCGGCGCCCAAGTGGCGGTAACTGAGGCGCTGGATGGTGGCAGCTGTGGCTCAGTGCCGGGAGCAGTGAACTATACTCAAGCCGGTCTCACTGGTTGCAGCGCCAACCTGAGTTGTACTTCGGTGCAGGCAGACATTGACGGCGACTCTACCCTGGAGCGCGTTTACACCCTGGTCAGTGTGGGCCAGTGTGGCTCTGGCGCCGAGGCCGCATTCCGTACCGTGGAGGTTCGAGTCCGATGACTGCAGTCGTAACCTGGATTCGTTGTACGTTGTTAATTCTGGTTATGTTGGTCCCCGGATGGGCGCATGCCTGGAAAATGGAAGCGGGTACCCTTGATCTTCCTCAGACTACAAACGTCAGCAGCCTGTTTTCCTTCTCTTTTAAACAAACTTATGCCACTCCACCTATCGTGGTGGCGCTGCCAACTGACGACGGCCCTAATGCGTCGGCGCTGCGCATCGCTAATGTAACTACCACTGGCTTCCAAATGGCTCAGGTGGAACCGCTTTCTGAGGATGGGCCGCACACTAATATGACGGTGAGTTACGTTGCGGTGGAGAGGGGCAGTCATACACTTCCGGATGGAACCCGCATTGACGCTGGGCTGCTCGACAGTCGAGATGGGGACAAAACTGATAAAACCTATGTGCAGTTCCAGAAGGATGGGGATGGTAAGACAAGATGGGGAAAGCACAAATTTGGAAGTAACTTCTCTAACAACCCTGTCGTCATCGGTGCTATCCAGACGCTTGCAAATGAAATTAACGACGACGTTCCGGATGATCAGTCAGAACCATGGATGACATTGGTTTTCGAAAAGGTCCTGAACAACGGCTTTGATTATGCGCTGGAGTTCAGTGAGGTATTTTCCCTTTCTGATACAGATATCCACGAGCTACCTGAGCTTGAACAGATCGGCTTTATCGCGTTCAGCGCAACACCGACTAGCTCTTTCAAGGCCATCGGCAACGTCAATGTGCGGTACGAGTCTCAGAACATAGATAATGGACCTCGTGGTTGGGACGACGGATGCGATCTATTCGGTTTTAACAGTGCCTTTGGCTCCAGCCCGATAGTACTTGCCAGCAAAACCAGCCGACGAGAGGACGATGGCGGCTGGCTTCGGCAATGTCAGCTTTCTGCTTCGAATATCGGGCTGACTATCGACGAAGATGACTATCAGGATTCAGAGCGCAGTCATGGACGGGAAAGTATTGGTTTGTTGGCCTTTTCCCAAGCCTTCACCTATGACTCTGAAGCACGACCGCCGGTTGCGGAGCCTCTGATGCTGGAGTCACGCTCGGTGACAGTGTCAGCCGGCTCAGCAACCACCGTCAACTTCGATCAGGTGTACCCCTCGCCGCCGGCCGTTTTTGTGTTGGGGGATGACAATAATCCCGAGCCCTCTTCCGTGAGAATACGGAACGTCACTGAGCAGGGTTTTGAGGTTTTACCGGTCGAACCTCCACTTGGGAATCCAGGTTGGTCCGTCGGGAATCAGGACACGACGATTCATTACCTGGCGGCTACCTATGGACAGCACCAGTTTCCGGACGGCACTCAGCTGGAAGTTGGGCAGCTACCCCTGCAAGCCTACCAGGCTCGCAATATCTCTGGATCAAGCTGGTCACGATTGAACTTCCTGTCCGCATTCAGCAGCACACCGGCTTTCATCAGTCAGATCCAGAGCACCGTCAACGAGACTTCTGCGCCGCCTGGTCGCTCAGATCCCTGGCTGACCATGGCTCATGACCGGCTGGGGGTGTCCGGTATTGATCTTGCCCTGGAGCGCGCGGAAACCCGCAGCGGTACGATTTCATCGCCGGAAACCGTCGCCTACCTTGCCATTGAGGCTGGTGTTATCGGTGCCTTTGTGGACAACGATGGCCAGACGATAACGGCTGAGGCGCAGGTTACCCCTGACCAAATTGGCGGCACCCGGAATTGCGATTCGATGTCTTTCCTTCAATCTTACCCCGCGCCGCCTCGGGTTATCGGTTCCCAGGTTTCGCGCGATGGGGGTGATGGTGGCTGGCTACGCCGGTGTTCGGTGTCGAATGCCAGCGTTGATCTGAAAATTGAAGAGGACTGGGCCAGCGATCAGGATCTGAGCCATACCACTGAGGAAGCCAGCTTCCTCGCGTTTTCAGACAACTTTGCCGTCGACTTTTCGCTTCGGGCGATCTATGGGCTGGAAGGGCCGCGCTGGCAGGGCGATCCGGGGGAAGTTAAAGAGCTTCGGGGCACAGGGTTGGATGGCCAAAGCGTTGGCGGCGCCATGGCTGAGCCGGCACAAGTCTGCTACGGCGCAACTCTGTCTGGCGGCTCCTACGTTGATATTCCTCACGATCCTGAGTTGTCGGCCGACGAAGAATTCACCGTCATGGCCTGGATTAATATTGCGGCGCTGCCTTCCAGTGGGAATCTCAAAACAATCGTCTCGAAGGACGAGAATTACGAATACCATGTCGACAGTAATGGCGAGCTGTTCTGGTGGTGGAACAATAGTGCTGGCGCTACCCGGTCGTTTACCTCGGGCTACCAACTTCCGACAAACACTTGGGTGCACACCGCCATCACTTATTCCCGGCGGGATGGCGTTCAGCGCATCGTCGTGGACGGGGTTGAACGGGCCAGGCAAACCTTCACCAATGAGTCATTGAGCCAGAACACCGACCCATTCCAGATTGGCGCAGACCAGGGCTTCGCCGGCCGTGAGTTTGAAGGCCAGATTGATGAGGTACGCTTGTATGGCCGGGCACTATCCAATACGGCGATTCTGCGCGAAGCCAATCGCAGCCGCCCCTGTTCCCAGGTTCTGGACCATTTCCGGATAACTGTTCCGGCCACAGCCAGTGTTTGCGCGCCGGTTGATGTCCAGATCCAGGCCGAAGATGCCGGCGATAATCTATTGGTGGGTTATCAGGGCACCGTGAATCTAACCACCAGCACCGATCATGGCAACTGGCAGAGGGTTTCGGCAGCCGGTTCACTGGCGCCCGATCCAGACAGTGACGACGATGGCCAGGTCCGGTATCAGTTTGATGCTGCAGACAATGGTTCGGTAACCCTGGGTCTCGCCAACAGTCGGGCGGACCGGTTGACCATTACTGCCCGGGATACCTCCGGGGGGCAATCTGGAGTCTCCAGCGTGGTGGAGTTCCGGGAGAATGCTCTTGTGGTGTCCCTGGCCGACACCTTTGGTGCGGACGTGATTGCCGGGCGGCCCCATGGTTTGGAAGCAGAAGTGTTGCGACGGGACCCGAGTAGTGGCGAATGCGGCCGTGTTGAGGCTTACGATGGTCCCATTGATCTTCGGGCCTGGCTGGACCGTCAGGGGGATGACCCGAGTGGAGCCGCGCCGGATCTGAACGGTGGTTCCGGTTCTGTCACCTTGCCTTCGTCCCGGCCCGGTTCGACCAACCTCACAATGGACTTTGTTCAGGGCCTCGCTCAGCTGACGTTAAGCCCGTCGGATGTGGGTCATTATGCACTCGAGCTGGAAGACAGTGAGTCGGGACTTATCCTGGACGAGAATGATGCGCCGCGTACGATCACGGGTACAAGTGCCGCACTGTCGGTTCGCCCCTTTGGGTTTGCGGTCACGGTGGCCGGCAATCCGGCGGCAACTGGCGCGGGCGGAACCGCTTTTCTGGCGGCAGGTCGGTCTTTTGATATCGGAGTAAGGGCCGTTCAGTACGACAGTGCCGATGATAGTGATCTCGACGGTCAGCCCGATGGGCACAATGACAATACTGCAAATAAAACGGTGGCTC from Marinobacter sp. LA51 carries:
- a CDS encoding type IV pilus modification PilV family protein, whose translation is MKCQASPPKDQSGATLVELVITIVIISVAIAGTVGAFSLIAGRSADPLNQTRAVALAQIYMDEILGRRYDEDTPVGGVPKEPGCTINTEEGSRADYDDVDDYNAINNSAPQNAEGTPLAADYANFLISVDVQCAGTEVGLPSDDAKRIDLAITDPSGQGYNFSVYRANY
- a CDS encoding pilus assembly FimT family protein translates to MRQPKGSSCAGFTLVELVMVLILVGVLSAVSIGLFAGRTAFSPLLATQQLSSATLLAQQAALAGNSSSTLTIRQTSDDLIFLAASSQFSLPRSGSTLAYRVAGSPYADVPAGGIDIGFSPMGRIATPAARTNIDFRITGDSTFNLCLSSLGAVFGEACP
- a CDS encoding GspE/PulE family protein, which codes for MTEPKKKIRIGDLLVQNDVITEQQLMTALREQKNTGRKLGRTLIDLGYVDEDNLLNILSRQLEVPFVQLRHYQFDNELVKKLPEAMARRFRSIVLAEQSGDLLVGMADPLDIFAYDELVRILKQPIRQAVVRESELLSTIDLVYRRTEEIASLAEELEDELGDDAFDLADLSAESESTEAPVVKLLQTLFEDAVQARSSDIHIEPDETVVRIRQRVDGVLQEQVMKEKRVNAALVLRLKLMAGLNISEKRLPQDGRFNIRVKGRSIDVRISTMPVQYGESVVMRLLDQSQGMLNLDATGMPAELMERFRRMIRKPHGMILVTGPTGSGKTTTLYGALSELNRPEVKIITAEDPVEYRLPRITQVQVNPKIGLEFAGVLRSALRQDPDVILVGEMRDQETVDIGLRAAMTGHLVLSTLHTNDSISSAMRLIDMGAQPFLVASSLLGVVAQRLVRRICENCSEPYDPTDQERIWLDSFDLDPLDREAGFVHGRGCYQCSNTGYKGRVGVYELLEMNESMLDALRRQDVSGFTRAARQGELYRPLGHCAMDYALQGKTTLEEVARVAAASESDYEDTAEVPLLDEREGSIV
- a CDS encoding type IV pilin protein, which produces MNAMSAMAVRKEKGFTLIELVMVIVILGILAAFALPRFADLGNEARTASLQGAVGAVKSAASIAHAQWLADGNNAATVVLDGVTVDMSAEGYPDAVAATATPPGITAAAQTDATDFSFDASTGVFTITGYTPASGTQCQFTYDETSGQVTGVQTGGC
- a CDS encoding type II secretion system F family protein, coding for MQFRYRGKDDRGILQQGSLVAANADAAASELVRRGITPLTIREQQEQASLVDRLNKMPLFRKKVTLDELIVFCRQMYALTKAGIPLIRTMRGLAETTRSPVLAEVLEDVTSRLEGGTTMATAMQAHPEVFSELFISMIHVGENTGMLDDAFKRLSEILELERDTKRRLKQALRYPTFVVVALLAALMVVNFLVIPKFAAVFNKLGADLPFLTQVLVGTSNFLIDYWYVMLFVVAAGGLLLRQWRRTEQGELTWDRYKLRMPVIGPLLELITLSRFARNFASMLAAGMPVTTALTVVADATDNAWISRHIKEMRMGIERGESLLRTARQSGMFTPLILQMIAVGEETGSVDDMLNNVADFYDEDVDYGLKRLAESIEPILIVAMGVLVLILALGVFLPIWDLGAAAMGRG
- a CDS encoding pilus assembly PilX family protein yields the protein MFPDTFLNRQRGAGLPVALFVITVLALIVVSMAQQQESAGAAVGQQILSQRAFYAAESGAQVAVTEALDGGSCGSVPGAVNYTQAGLTGCSANLSCTSVQADIDGDSTLERVYTLVSVGQCGSGAEAAFRTVEVRVR
- a CDS encoding type II secretion system protein — its product is MRQCGKTQNQKGFTLIELVVVISILAILAAFALPRFAQLSEQAHQANIRATSGALAAGVALAKTQWVSNGLTAASTDVQGFGDDNVDVGADGWPTSVASDDTSTTMTAAKCQEVWLGVLQSNAPIVTGATPEYAVTIDAGDCVYTYQADAQSSTIEYDADNGDIITTVN
- a CDS encoding LamG domain-containing protein, whose amino-acid sequence is MTLVFEKVLNNGFDYALEFSEVFSLSDTDIHELPELEQIGFIAFSATPTSSFKAIGNVNVRYESQNIDNGPRGWDDGCDLFGFNSAFGSSPIVLASKTSRREDDGGWLRQCQLSASNIGLTIDEDDYQDSERSHGRESIGLLAFSQAFTYDSEARPPVAEPLMLESRSVTVSAGSATTVNFDQVYPSPPAVFVLGDDNNPEPSSVRIRNVTEQGFEVLPVEPPLGNPGWSVGNQDTTIHYLAATYGQHQFPDGTQLEVGQLPLQAYQARNISGSSWSRLNFLSAFSSTPAFISQIQSTVNETSAPPGRSDPWLTMAHDRLGVSGIDLALERAETRSGTISSPETVAYLAIEAGVIGAFVDNDGQTITAEAQVTPDQIGGTRNCDSMSFLQSYPAPPRVIGSQVSRDGGDGGWLRRCSVSNASVDLKIEEDWASDQDLSHTTEEASFLAFSDNFAVDFSLRAIYGLEGPRWQGDPGEVKELRGTGLDGQSVGGAMAEPAQVCYGATLSGGSYVDIPHDPELSADEEFTVMAWINIAALPSSGNLKTIVSKDENYEYHVDSNGELFWWWNNSAGATRSFTSGYQLPTNTWVHTAITYSRRDGVQRIVVDGVERARQTFTNESLSQNTDPFQIGADQGFAGREFEGQIDEVRLYGRALSNTAILREANRSRPCSQVLDHFRITVPATASVCAPVDVQIQAEDAGDNLLVGYQGTVNLTTSTDHGNWQRVSAAGSLAPDPDSDDDGQVRYQFDAADNGSVTLGLANSRADRLTITARDTSGGQSGVSSVVEFRENALVVSLADTFGADVIAGRPHGLEAEVLRRDPSSGECGRVEAYDGPIDLRAWLDRQGDDPSGAAPDLNGGSGSVTLPSSRPGSTNLTMDFVQGLAQLTLSPSDVGHYALELEDSESGLILDENDAPRTITGTSAALSVRPFGFAVTVAGNPAATGAGGTAFLAAGRSFDIGVRAVQYDSADDSDLDGQPDGHNDNTANKTVALATNNATLVDNATVVSFDDSVALNGYLIAGPPGPPDPADPGLAGPSAVSGFSGGSVSGPARYNEVGVIEVATAFSSTYLGRAIDLVGDTGPVGRFHPEHFSLEGQTDGVLAAQCNGFTYTGQSFGYATAPDFTIAARAYNGGGAGLGPITRNYRGDWQKLDVDNVAQNLPVADSTQTGNDGSLLAVTTTPDTEVLTPLGNGSMVYRQGPDTFVYTRNGNARVAPFDAALEVSITSVQDSDSVALSATDLPVSLPATGTSIRYGRLVLENAYGPEDPNAYASTPRALQMPFEAQIWNGSRFTRHTDENCWVYNTADALVTDTPPNTSVDARSGTMTNGIAESDEELLLTPPGAGNTGSVMVEYPVPVYWQDDYDGDGTNENPSAIATFGVYRGHDRVIYWQER
- a CDS encoding PulJ/GspJ family protein — its product is MRRRTGFTLIELLMVIVLLSIVSIVSVRFVSLSTRGALDTGARQLRALQSVVISEQITRELREAFPLSVRSNGSCIEWLPLQAGTNYLELTSGPGFDEIDIAAFAQVPAVGNTRAVVYGYGTATDDLYADTNPGPVSETISIIDNSASPAAITLSGSHQFSETSPARRLFIVGDPVSLCQSGRFLHRYSGYGRTSSQPTPPAVTPEVLAANLTGTVDFRFLPATLQRAAVVQFTFGLVSADGNETTTVSQEVQIRNVP